atatacacatacatacatacatacatatatatatatacatatatatacatatatatatatatacatatatatatatatatatgcatcgaAGTAAAATAAAAAGCTTTGTTTCAAAAATAACAACTGTAGTCTGATTTTTATTGTACAACTATCATTATATTAAATTTTCTATAATTTGTTAGCACTgttcatttaaaatttttttattattttttgaaatagatgtcttattttaattttaattttgaactaTATTATGGCTGGCTTTAACcgtcattaatttttttattctacCAATATATTAATAGTTGGCCTGTAATAATTATTTTCAGTTGGTGATAAGAATTTTCGCCTATTTTGGGGCCAGAAATGGTCAGTGACGAGCTTCTTGGCTGGCAgcattatcctctctctctctctctctcttacatagatatatatacacgCACAAGCAGATGCATGTCGCACTCCTAAAGCAGCGTTGGTGTCTCTCGGAAGCTCTTGGGAAATTTGGGTAATTTCACCACCTTCTTTAGGTTTTAGTTAGAATAACTCTTCTGACATGGGTTGGAGCTCTAAAAGTTGGATTTTTGCTGAAACTCTCCTTTGCCGTAGCcaagcttttctttttcttttttgtttcattGGTCTGTCAACTCGGTGGAAGAATTTCGAACGTTTTGTCTCGTCCAGTCGTATATTCAGGGGGTGTGTAATGACTGTGATGTGAATCGATAATAAGGGTTCCTATATCATCGTTTGCTGATGAAATGTTTCCGATGTGTAAACTTCTCTTTCACTTGTTTTGCTTGCTATCTTTACCTCTTAATTTAACATTCGGCCCGCTTTATTGGAATGCATCATGTTTAAGCGTGACGAAACAAAACTGGAGCTTTAGCCTTTATGTTTTTTATGAGCTTCAAAGTCCATTGACAATAGAAATGCTCAATTCTTAGGCATTTTGACTTCCAGATTTTAGTATGTTTTTGCGTACAATTTCATCGTCGCCCAACTTTTCTGTATTCCAAGCTTGTGGAAACTCGCCTTTGTCTATATTGCTattgggaatatatatatatatatatatatatatatatatatatatatggttttcattctttaaatattttgaatGCATGTAACTATTTTCCATGATCAGTTAATTTTACATCCGAAAAATAAAGGTTTCTGGGAATTAAAGATTGCTGAACTTCTATGACCTTTGGTACATGTTCGTTCTTccttttatgtatatatgtatttgtttggGGATCTCTTAAGGTAAGGGTGTGTAGATATATTTCTTATGTATCTGTCCTTTTTGAACATCTTTTTTTCTGGCACTTGATTTATTTAAGAGCCTTAATCTTTCCATTCTAAATCTACATAGATTTGGGTGCCATGTTTGAAGAGCTCTGAAACAGCCCAGAAACCATTGAAGAGCTCACGCTTGCACTGTTTGAATCCTCCCCATTATTCATACCTTTGCAATTCCCTTGAGTGGCGACGGCTATCGTTGAATAAACTGAAAGGGCAGATTTGCTgcttatatctatctatctatctatctatctatctatcttgggTCATTGCAAAATGCCAACTTTAGCTGTGCCTGGCCTCCTTGGGTTCAGAAGACAATTTGTTGATTCAGAGATGCAACTCAACATTCCGATGCAAAATAGCATAGCAACTCTACAAAAAGTTGCAGATGGTCTTATCACGCAAATGCAAATGCAAATGCAAATGCACCCCATCATCCCTGGGTTGCCCGACGATGTGGCAAAGACCTGCCTTGCACTTGTTCCTCGGTGTGACATTCCCGTTATGGGTGCAGTCTGCAAGACATGGAGGTCATTTATCCAAAGCAAGGAGTTCCTTACCGTGAGGAAGGATGCCAAGCAGGTCGAAGAGTGGCTTTTCATCTTAACCGGGGATGCACaagggagagagagccattgggaGGTCTGGGGAGGCTCAGGAGAGAAACTCAAGGTGCTCCTGCCGATGCCTGGCCCTGCGAAGGCTGGGTTTGGCGTTGCAGTTCTGGATGCGAAGCTCATTATCGTGGGTGGATATGTTGTCGATGCTGGAACCAAATGTGTCTCAAATGATGTTTATCAGTATGATTCTCGGCTTAACAGGTACTCTCACTCGGCATAACTTTTTTTTGTCAGATTACATACTTTCTCCGCATCTTGGTCTCTAATATTAGAACAAAATCATGaaatgttttgtttttttttttttgcctgttGTGTATCGAACTCCTTTGGACCCTAAATTTTCTGTAGTCAGTCAAAGTTACAACTAGAGTTTATTTCTGATTGTTCATGTTCCAAGGAGCATATCTGTGCATCCATTGATATGGTTTCAAGTCTTCTTCACTCTACTATATTTATTCACTTCTCTTCATTCTGTTACTTCAAATATAGTTTGTGTTTTTGGTACTtgtgctgatgatgatgatgatgatgatttcctTTCTtcctacaattgattattaattgCATGTTCGCAGTTTTgtcctatctatctatctatctttcacTTGTAGTAATTGAAACTTGCAAGTccacaatatatatattattgtcttTTTTCTGTAACCATTTTGGATATTATTGAAAATTCACTGCAAAGTACATAGAAAATTGGATTTTGACCAAGGAACGAAAAGGACGTGACCATTGTCTTCCTCGAGAGTAGGAAATTTAGTACCGAAGAAGAAGGATGAGAATGTTGTgggaatatattaatattttattttatgggaGAAACATGATCGAATTTTTGCTCTTTTTTGTTGCAGATGGAGTTTGCTAGCGAAGATGAGCGTCGCTCGCCATGACTTCGCCTGTGATGTGGTTAATGGTCTAATATACGCTGTCGGGGGGTTGGGACCCAATGGCGAAAACTTATCTAGCGTCGAAGTTTACGACCCAGACAAAAATCAGTGGACCTTAATCGAAAGCCTTCGCCGCCCGAGGTGGGGTTGCTTCGCTTGCAGCTTTGATGGTTTGCTTTACGTCATGGGTGGCCGCTCTAGCTTCACGATCGGCAATTCCAGGTTTGTGGATGTGTACAGCCCGCAACGCCACTCATGGCATGGCATGAAGATTGGCTGCGTGATGGTCACTACCCATGCCATGCTAGGGAAGAAACTCTTTTGTATGGGATGGAGAAATCAGCGGAAGCTGTCTATATTTGATCCGGTCGAAAATTCATGGCACGATGTCCCGGTTCCAGTTTCTGGGAGCTCTGCGATCGGGTTTTGCTTCGGCATATTTGGTGGGAAATTGTTGCTTTTCTCTGTCAAGAACGAACCAGGGTATCATACACTGTCGTATGATCCGGATGCTCCAGTAGGATCAGAATGGCAGATTTCTTCGTTTAAGCCTTGGGGGGGCGTTTGCTTGTGCAGTGTCACGATCGAAGCATAAAAGGGTTTTTTGTTGAGCTATATATTATATTGACCATGCCATCCCATCCCATCCGTCTACGAAGTTGCAGGAGTTTCTCGATCATTTTACTTGTGATTTGTTGTTGACTTGCGGTGGAAGTTAGTACATTAGATTGACTTGATTTGATTGTTGCTATTCACAGCTAgatttctttcttttgatatgtCACTAATCATTGTTGTTAGCTTAATTGTGTAATCTTACGACTATCTATGAAAGGTGGAGATCACAGCTAgatttctttcttttgatatgtCACTAATCATTGTTGTTAGCTTAATTGTGTAATCTTACGACTATCTATGAAAGGTGGAGATCACAGCTAgatttctttcttttgatatgtCACTAATCATTGTTGTTAGCTTAATTGTGTAATCTTACGACTATCTATGAAAGGTGGAGATCACAGCTAgatttctttcttttgatatgtCACTAATCATTGTTGTTAGCTTAATTGTGTAATCTTACGACTATCTATGAAAGGTGGAGATCACAGCTAgatttctttcttttgatatgtCACTAATCATTGTTGTTAGCTTAATTGTGTAATCTTACGACTATCTATGAAAGGTGGAGATCACAGCTAgatttctttcttttgatatgtCACTAATCATTGTTGTTAGCTTAATTGTGTAATCTTACGACTATCTATGAAAGGTGGAGATCACAGCTAgatttctttcttttgatatgtCACTAATCATTGTTGTTAGCTTAATTGTGTAATCTTACGACTATCTATGAAAGGTGGAGATCACAGTTAgatttctttcttttgatatgtCACTAATCATTGTTGTTAGCTTAATTGTGTAATCTTACGACTATCTATGAAAGGTGGAGTTGTATatgtgtgatgatgatgatgagatgagAGCTTCTTTTTGTTGTCCTGCATCAGTGTCGATGAGCTCGgatctcttcctttttcttttctagtgTTCCTCATCATTTTTCACTTCGCTGTTGCTAATGCTGCCATTTTGAAGATAAAAAACATATTCAGCATGCAGTTTTATATGGACAATTATTGTTGATGGTATTTCGATTAGATCTCCGAAATTGCCAAACCATTGCTCACCACAACAAATCCATCCTTGTGCCGATCGCTTGGCTTCTTCTGACAGTGTGTGGTCGTCATCAAGCAAAATATAAATGATAGAATCCAACCTTGGAACTTCATCTAAGCATCAGTAGGAAAAGAAATTTCTTCTCTTGATAGAATCCAACCCAAACCCGATCTAAAGCAGCAATCGTAACACAGATTCTCCGCgaagaacaaaagttgcattttctaCTATGTGTCATTCATACAAGCTTTGATTCATCAATATGAACAAAATGGATTGCCTGTGGTTGGTGGTACCAACAACAGCCGCTTCAGTGAACAGGGCTCGTCTTCTGCTTCCTTCTCTCTTTGAACCTAATGCTGCACAAGCGCGGCAAGCAGCTCTTCTTggccttcatcttcttctctttctgctGTTTCGAATCTTTACTTGGAGTCCCATCATCAGCGACAGAGGAAGTCTCATGAGGAATTCTGAGGTGTAAGCTGGCATCAGTCTCATATAATTCTGGCTTTCCGTCACTTTCATGCATCCCACAAGCAGCATTTTGCTTACCAGCCACTTCAATTTGGTTTTCCTGAAGGAGTTCGGCAAGTTTCCTTTTTGGATCAGCTGAAGAAATCTGGGATGTGGTGGTATCTGGAAACATGGCAGCAGAGAATACTTTGTTCACTTGGGGTGTCCTATTATTGTTGATCTGATAGTTTGGAGTCGAGTCTgaaccaaaagaagaagaaaaaaataaatagccactgaaaaataaaaatttattgcaGAAGATGCAAGCATGAGATGATTTAGATTTGTAGTTTTGGTTGAGccactgaaaaataaaaatttattgcaGAAGATGCAAGCTTGAGATGATTTAGATTTGTAGTTTTGGTTAAGccactgaaaaataaaaatttattgcaGAAGATGCAAGCATGAGATGATTTAGATTTGTAGTTTTGGTTGAGccactgaaaaataaaaatttattgcaGAAGATGCAAGCTTGAGATGATTTAGATTTGTAGTTTTGGTTGAGccactgaaaaataaaaatttattgcaGAAGATGCAAGCTTGAGATGATTTAGATTTGTAGTTTTGGTTGAGccactgaaaaataaaaatttattgcaGAAGATGCAAGCTTGAGATGATTTAGATTTGTAGTTTTGGTTGAGccactgaaaaataaaaatttattgcaGAAGATGCAAGCTTGAGATGATTTAGATTTGTAGTTTTGGTTGAGccactgaaaaataaaaatttattgcaGAAGATGCAAGCTTGAGATGATTTAGATTTGTAGTTTTGGTTGAGccactgaaaaataaaaatttattgcaGAAGATGCAAGCTTGAGATGATTTAGATTTGTAGTTTTGGTTGAGccactgaaaaataaaaatttattgcaGAAGATGCAAGCTTGAGATGATTTAGATTTGTAGTTTTGGTTGAGccactgaaaaataaaaatttattgcaGAAGATGCAAGCATGAGATGATTTAGATTTGTAGTTTTGGTTGAGccactgaaaaataaaaatttattgcaGAAGATGCAAGCTTGAGATGATTTAGATTTGTAGTTTTGGTTGAGccactgaaaaataaaaatttattgcaGAAGATGCAAGCTTGAGATGATTTAGATTTGTAGTTTTGGTTGAGccactgaaaaataaaaatttattgcaGAAGATGCAAGCTTGAGATGATTTAGATTTGTAGTTTTGGTTGAGccactgaaaaataaaaatttattgcaGAAGATGCAAGCTTGAGATGATTTAGATTTGTAGTTTTGGTTGAGccactgaaaaataaaaatttattgcaGAAGATGCAAGCTTGAGATGATTTAGATTTGTAGTTTTGGTTGAGCCaccgaaaaataaaaatttattgcaGAAGATGCAAGCTTGAGATGATTTAGATTTGTAGTTTTGGTTGAGccactgaaaaataaaaatttattgcaGAAGATGCAAGCTTGAGATGATTTAGATTTGTAGTTTTGGTTGAGccactgaaaaataaaaatttattgcaGAAGATGCAAGCATGAGATGATTTAGATTTGTAGTTTTGGTTGAGccactgaaaaataaaaatttattgcaGAAGATGCAAGCTTGAGATGATTTAGATTTGTAGTTTTGGTTGAGccactgaaaaataaaaatttattgcaGAAGATGCAAGCTTGAGATGATTTAGATTTGTAGTTTTGGTTGAGccactgaaaaataaaaatttattgcaGAAGATGCAAGCTTGAGATGATTTAGATTTGTAGTTTTGGTTGAGccactgaaaaataaaaatttattgcaGAAGATGCAAGCATGAGATGATTTAGATTTGTAGTTTTGGTTGAGccactgaaaaataaaaatttattgcaGAAGATGCAAGCTTGAGATGATTTAGATTTGTAGTTTTGGTTGAGccactgaaaaataaaaatttattgcaGAAGATGCAAGCTTGAGATGATTTAGATTTGTAGTTTTGGTTGAGccactgaaaaataaaaatttattgcaGAAGATGCAAGCTTGAGATGATTTAGATTTTTAGTTTTGATTGAGCCACCAAAAAGTACCTCCATTAACACTGACAAA
The window above is part of the Musa acuminata AAA Group cultivar baxijiao chromosome BXJ2-6, Cavendish_Baxijiao_AAA, whole genome shotgun sequence genome. Proteins encoded here:
- the LOC135615166 gene encoding F-box/kelch-repeat protein At1g67480-like; protein product: MPTLAVPGLLGFRRQFVDSEMQLNIPMQNSIATLQKVADGLITQMQMQMQMHPIIPGLPDDVAKTCLALVPRCDIPVMGAVCKTWRSFIQSKEFLTVRKDAKQVEEWLFILTGDAQGRESHWEVWGGSGEKLKVLLPMPGPAKAGFGVAVLDAKLIIVGGYVVDAGTKCVSNDVYQYDSRLNRWSLLAKMSVARHDFACDVVNGLIYAVGGLGPNGENLSSVEVYDPDKNQWTLIESLRRPRWGCFACSFDGLLYVMGGRSSFTIGNSRFVDVYSPQRHSWHGMKIGCVMVTTHAMLGKKLFCMGWRNQRKLSIFDPVENSWHDVPVPVSGSSAIGFCFGIFGGKLLLFSVKNEPGYHTLSYDPDAPVGSEWQISSFKPWGGVCLCSVTIEA
- the LOC135615167 gene encoding uncharacterized protein At3g27210-like isoform X1 yields the protein MSLHMTIGSKAEKLLSPGTLMMKNKDKSLSVEDKVEGLDSEKKQVDFGSKEETFFDSQGWLDSDSEDDFVSVNGDSTPNYQINNNRTPQVNKVFSAAMFPDTTTSQISSADPKRKLAELLQENQIEVAGKQNAACGMHESDGKPELYETDASLHLRIPHETSSVADDGTPSKDSKQQKEKKMKAKKSCLPRLCSIRFKERRKQKTSPVH
- the LOC135615167 gene encoding uncharacterized protein At3g27210-like isoform X2, translating into MSLHMTIGSKAEKLLSPGTLMMKNKDKSLSVEDKVEGLDSEKKQVDFGSKEETFFDSQGWLDSDSEDDFVSVNGDSTPNYQINNNRTPQVNKVFSAAMFPDTTTSQISSADPKRKLAELLQENQIEVAEFLMRLPLSLMMGLQVKIRNSRKRRR